One segment of Olsenella uli DSM 7084 DNA contains the following:
- a CDS encoding isoprenyl transferase: MGRDDQKLRAYYGAGPADISLDDIDLGGIPRHVSIIMDGNGRWAKARGLDRSEGHVAGVDSLREAVTTSVRLGVDVLSVYAFSTENWKRPRREVNLLMHLFATTLMQELPLFFQEDVRLRFLGDLEALPRETRDVFQRGLDETAGHTGMTFALAVNYGSRAELVRATCQIAREVQAGSLAVEDIDEECVSSRLYSSGLPDPDLLIRTSGELRLSNYLLWQLAYTEFYVTDTYWPDFSRWDYLRAIRSYQRRDRRFGGVRQP, encoded by the coding sequence GTGGGGCGCGACGACCAGAAGCTCCGCGCATACTACGGCGCCGGACCCGCCGACATCTCCCTCGATGACATCGACCTCGGGGGCATCCCCCGCCATGTCTCGATCATCATGGATGGCAACGGGCGCTGGGCCAAGGCCCGTGGCCTCGACCGCTCCGAGGGCCATGTCGCCGGTGTCGACTCGCTGCGCGAGGCCGTGACCACGAGCGTCCGCCTCGGCGTTGACGTACTGTCGGTCTATGCGTTCTCGACCGAGAACTGGAAGCGCCCTCGCCGTGAGGTCAACCTGCTCATGCACCTGTTCGCGACCACGCTGATGCAGGAGCTCCCGCTCTTCTTCCAGGAGGACGTGCGCCTGCGCTTCCTGGGCGACCTCGAGGCGCTTCCCCGGGAGACGCGCGACGTCTTCCAGCGCGGACTCGACGAGACGGCAGGGCACACGGGCATGACCTTTGCGCTCGCCGTCAACTACGGCTCGCGTGCGGAGCTGGTCCGTGCCACCTGCCAGATCGCCCGCGAGGTCCAGGCGGGCTCTTTGGCCGTGGAGGACATAGACGAGGAGTGCGTCTCATCTCGGCTGTACTCGTCCGGCCTGCCCGACCCGGACCTCCTCATCAGGACCTCCGGGGAGCTCAGGCTCTCCAACTACCTCCTGTGGCAGCTCGCCTACACCGAGTTCTACGTGACGGACACCTACTGGCCTGACTTCTCCCGCTGGGACTACCTGCGTGCCATACGCTCCTACCAGCGCCGCGACCGGCGCTTTGGGGGTGTCCGGCAGCCGTGA
- the rpsB gene encoding 30S ribosomal protein S2 encodes MAVKINIRTLLEAGCHYGHQTRRWNPKMRPYIFGERNGIYILDLKQTVVEADKAYSFLKETAAKGGRVLFVGTKKQAQEPISAQATRAGMPYINQRWLGGMLTNFVTMRSRIDRMEELETMVEDGSMAARGKKEQAVLTKELEKLQRNLGGVRDMHTLPQALFVIDTKREEIAVREANRLHIPVIGLLDTNSDPDVIDYGIPANDDAIRSVNLMCELVADAVLAGSGKEQISVEEMEAGETTPAVETEAPATE; translated from the coding sequence ATGGCTGTCAAGATCAACATCCGCACCCTGCTCGAGGCCGGCTGCCACTATGGCCACCAGACGCGCCGCTGGAACCCCAAGATGAGGCCTTACATCTTCGGCGAGCGCAATGGCATCTACATTCTGGACCTCAAGCAGACCGTCGTCGAGGCCGACAAGGCATACAGCTTCCTCAAGGAGACTGCCGCCAAGGGTGGCCGCGTGCTGTTCGTGGGCACCAAGAAGCAGGCCCAGGAGCCCATCTCCGCCCAGGCGACACGTGCCGGCATGCCCTACATCAACCAGCGCTGGCTCGGTGGCATGCTGACCAACTTCGTCACCATGCGTTCCCGCATCGACCGCATGGAGGAGCTCGAGACCATGGTCGAGGACGGGAGCATGGCCGCCCGCGGCAAGAAGGAGCAGGCCGTACTCACCAAGGAGCTCGAGAAGCTCCAGCGCAACCTCGGTGGCGTCCGTGACATGCACACGCTTCCCCAGGCCCTCTTCGTCATCGACACCAAACGCGAGGAGATTGCCGTCCGCGAGGCCAATCGCCTGCACATCCCCGTCATCGGCCTGCTTGACACCAACTCGGACCCCGACGTGATCGACTACGGCATCCCCGCGAACGACGACGCCATCCGCTCCGTCAACCTCATGTGCGAGCTTGTCGCCGACGCCGTCCTCGCTGGCTCCGGCAAGGAGCAGATCTCCGTCGAGGAGATGGAGGCTGGCGAGACCACCCCGGCCGTCGAGACCGAGGCCCCTGCGACCGAGTAG
- the pyrH gene encoding UMP kinase: protein MSGYRYKRVLLKLSGEALMGNRDFGIDPDVPQRIARELKPAYDAGLEVAVVVGGGNIFRGLSGAAAGMDRAQGDNMGMLATVINSLALQDTFEHSGMQCRVMSAIEMHQVSETYIRRRAIRHLEKGRITIFAAGTGNPYFTTDTAAALRACEIGAEVLMKATKVDGIYDADPVANPEAKRFDTISYREVLNRDLQVMDATATALCHDNHMPIMVFSLDGEGIFDRALKGEPVGTTVVED from the coding sequence GTGTCAGGCTACAGATACAAGCGCGTGCTGCTCAAGCTTTCCGGCGAGGCCCTCATGGGCAACAGGGACTTCGGCATCGACCCGGACGTCCCCCAGCGCATCGCGCGGGAGTTGAAGCCCGCCTACGATGCAGGCCTCGAGGTTGCGGTCGTCGTGGGCGGTGGCAACATCTTCAGGGGCCTCTCGGGCGCTGCGGCGGGCATGGACCGTGCCCAAGGTGACAACATGGGCATGCTCGCCACGGTCATCAACTCGCTCGCCCTCCAGGACACCTTCGAGCACAGCGGCATGCAGTGTCGCGTCATGAGCGCCATCGAGATGCACCAGGTGTCCGAGACCTACATCCGCCGTCGTGCCATCCGGCACCTCGAGAAGGGACGGATCACGATCTTCGCGGCCGGCACGGGCAACCCCTACTTCACCACCGACACCGCAGCGGCCCTGAGGGCCTGCGAGATCGGCGCCGAGGTGCTCATGAAGGCGACCAAGGTCGATGGCATCTACGATGCGGACCCAGTCGCAAACCCTGAGGCCAAGCGCTTCGACACCATCAGCTACCGTGAGGTCCTGAACCGTGACCTCCAGGTCATGGATGCCACTGCCACGGCCCTCTGCCACGACAACCACATGCCTATCATGGTGTTCAGCCTCGACGGCGAGGGCATCTTCGACCGAGCCCTCAAGGGCGAGCCCGTCGGGACCACCGTCGTAGAAGACTAA
- a CDS encoding phosphatidate cytidylyltransferase, which produces MSERGGAKAPESERSQGIDLGIERLESHRDSKADDRLNGRLKGQRARGWTEKLVARTTSGAVYAITILACLFAGSIPTAAIVTAMAWLCCSEFFHIARIGGRMPNEVMGLTAAIAFPLVPLLHVDSALLVVSFLLLVSCACWYVATPRANVSDVAITVFGPVYTALLFSCVVMLRCSDPGFEGGVLTFGVMGSVWVNDAAAYFVGSRFGRHRLAPKISPNKSMEGLWGGLVGCVVIWLAIAALHVRGIGFPLAILCGVLVGAFSVVGDLFESRLKRGVGVKDSGSIMPGHGGLLDRSDSMLFGCTVAYVLLHLGGIL; this is translated from the coding sequence GTGAGCGAGAGGGGTGGCGCCAAGGCGCCGGAAAGCGAGAGGAGCCAGGGCATCGACCTTGGCATAGAGCGCCTTGAGAGCCACCGAGACTCCAAGGCAGACGACCGTCTCAACGGTAGGCTCAAAGGGCAGCGCGCACGCGGGTGGACCGAGAAGCTCGTGGCACGCACCACCTCCGGTGCCGTCTACGCCATCACCATACTGGCCTGCCTCTTTGCGGGAAGCATTCCCACGGCGGCCATCGTCACGGCCATGGCCTGGCTCTGCTGCTCGGAGTTCTTCCACATCGCCCGCATCGGGGGCCGTATGCCCAACGAGGTCATGGGGCTGACGGCGGCCATCGCCTTCCCGCTGGTGCCCCTGCTGCACGTGGACAGCGCCCTCCTTGTCGTCTCCTTCCTCCTTTTGGTGTCCTGCGCGTGCTGGTACGTCGCCACACCGCGCGCGAACGTGTCCGACGTGGCGATCACGGTATTCGGGCCCGTCTACACGGCGCTCCTGTTCTCCTGCGTCGTGATGTTGCGCTGCAGCGACCCCGGCTTCGAGGGCGGCGTGCTCACCTTTGGCGTCATGGGCTCGGTCTGGGTCAACGACGCCGCGGCCTACTTCGTGGGCTCACGCTTCGGCAGACACAGGCTCGCCCCCAAGATCTCCCCGAACAAGAGCATGGAGGGTCTCTGGGGCGGGCTTGTCGGCTGCGTCGTCATCTGGCTCGCCATAGCCGCTCTCCACGTCAGGGGAATCGGCTTCCCGCTGGCCATCCTCTGCGGCGTGCTGGTGGGGGCTTTCTCCGTCGTCGGCGACCTCTTCGAGTCGCGCCTCAAGCGTGGCGTCGGCGTCAAGGACTCGGGCAGCATCATGCCCGGGCATGGCGGCCTGCTCGACCGCTCCGACTCCATGCTCTTTGGCTGCACGGTCGCCTACGTCCTACTTCATCTTGGAGGGATTCTTTGA
- a CDS encoding site-2 protease family protein — protein sequence MAALAGFVAPLFWGVVVLSLLVFVHEAGHFLSARLCGMRVTEFYLGMPCRARLSFRSRRYGTEVGVTPILLGGYTRICGMEGEDDDLLATCLASVQRQGRVAATDVAVELGIDEERAYALLATLCDWASIRPLYDPRRGEHPGQKTYPARFETLARDADMLTEYDRGHDFARAGSTTAGQARPVVGAPEELLKTERSRTYRGKGFLARAFVLVAGPLVNIALAFAIVVGSLCLAGISIAVNTNVIGHVEEGSCAAAAGLVDGDSITAVDDVATSDWNGLCDALGTALSARRDFTVTYTHGGTSQTVTVDMPEGEQMTRFGIEAQRSVVRLNVIQASAYALDYAGQVGTFALRLIMPQHTVETLQGTSSVVGVSAMAATAASEGPRELLLFIAMVSMSLGFMNLLPIPPLDGGKVLIEVIQLMVRRPIPTRVQNGISYLGLAFFLLVFCFALKNDLSTLFF from the coding sequence ATGGCCGCGCTTGCGGGCTTTGTCGCCCCGCTGTTCTGGGGAGTCGTCGTCCTGTCCCTGCTCGTGTTCGTCCACGAGGCGGGGCACTTCCTGAGCGCCCGACTCTGCGGCATGCGCGTCACCGAGTTCTACCTGGGCATGCCCTGCCGTGCCAGGCTGTCCTTCCGTTCCAGGCGCTACGGCACGGAAGTGGGTGTGACGCCCATCCTCCTGGGTGGCTACACGCGGATCTGTGGCATGGAGGGCGAGGACGACGACCTTCTCGCCACCTGCCTCGCCTCGGTGCAGAGGCAGGGGCGCGTGGCCGCCACCGATGTCGCCGTCGAGCTGGGCATCGACGAGGAGCGTGCCTACGCGCTTCTCGCGACGCTTTGCGACTGGGCCTCCATCAGGCCCCTCTATGATCCGAGACGCGGCGAGCACCCCGGCCAGAAGACCTATCCCGCCCGCTTCGAGACGCTCGCGCGTGACGCGGACATGCTTACCGAGTACGACCGGGGGCACGACTTCGCCCGGGCTGGCTCGACCACTGCGGGTCAGGCACGGCCTGTCGTGGGCGCGCCGGAGGAGCTCTTGAAGACGGAGCGGTCACGTACCTATCGTGGCAAGGGCTTCCTCGCGCGCGCCTTCGTGCTGGTTGCGGGTCCGCTCGTGAACATAGCCCTGGCCTTCGCCATCGTCGTGGGATCGCTCTGCCTGGCCGGCATCAGCATAGCAGTCAACACCAACGTCATCGGCCACGTGGAGGAGGGCTCCTGTGCCGCGGCAGCAGGACTCGTGGACGGGGACAGCATCACGGCTGTCGACGATGTCGCCACAAGCGACTGGAACGGACTCTGTGACGCGCTTGGCACCGCGCTTTCGGCCAGGAGGGACTTCACGGTCACCTATACGCATGGGGGGACAAGCCAGACGGTGACGGTCGACATGCCCGAAGGCGAGCAGATGACGCGCTTTGGCATAGAGGCCCAGCGATCGGTGGTGCGCCTGAATGTCATCCAGGCGTCCGCCTACGCCCTAGACTATGCGGGCCAGGTGGGCACGTTCGCCCTGCGTCTCATCATGCCCCAGCACACGGTGGAGACGCTACAGGGGACCTCGTCGGTCGTGGGCGTCTCGGCCATGGCCGCCACCGCGGCGTCCGAGGGTCCACGCGAGCTCCTGCTCTTCATCGCCATGGTCTCGATGTCGTTGGGATTCATGAACCTGCTTCCCATACCACCCCTCGACGGTGGAAAGGTCCTCATCGAGGTCATCCAGCTCATGGTCCGAAGGCCCATCCCCACCAGGGTGCAGAACGGCATCAGCTACCTGGGGCTGGCCTTCTTCCTGCTCGTGTTCTGCTTCGCGCTCAAAAACGACCTCAGCACCCTGTTCTTCTGA
- the xerA gene encoding site-specific tyrosine recombinase/integron integrase — MGDATAAATPDLDALLRRFLSDLSVTRNLSENTIRAYGTDLAAYARWTRRQGVDPLDVTHSQLRAYLGELVRARYSSRTLNRRLSAIRTLYRWLVREGYTNKDAAAAIASPKVARTLPKTMTDPDVCQLLGACDEDGVIGLRDRALIELLYASGARISEISRLDVGDIDRERRQVTLLGKGGKERIVPLYDMCIDELDAYLLTARPALVVRGEGASEALFVSTRGRRMSAAALREAFERRVRLAGLDADITPHAMRHTYATELLSGGADLRSVQELLGHSSLSTTQIYTHLSVDRLKAAARQAHPRGE, encoded by the coding sequence ATGGGAGATGCGACGGCCGCTGCCACGCCGGACCTCGACGCGCTTCTCAGGCGCTTTCTCTCGGACCTCTCCGTGACGCGCAACCTTTCCGAGAACACCATCAGGGCCTATGGGACGGACCTTGCGGCGTACGCGCGTTGGACGAGGCGCCAGGGGGTGGACCCCCTCGACGTGACGCATTCTCAGCTGAGGGCATACCTGGGCGAGCTTGTGCGGGCACGCTACTCGTCGAGGACGCTCAACCGCCGTCTCTCGGCCATCAGGACGCTCTATCGCTGGCTCGTGCGGGAGGGCTATACCAACAAGGACGCCGCAGCCGCAATAGCCAGCCCCAAGGTTGCGCGGACGCTTCCCAAGACGATGACGGACCCTGACGTCTGCCAGCTGCTTGGGGCCTGCGACGAGGACGGCGTCATCGGCCTGCGCGACCGCGCGCTCATAGAGCTGCTCTATGCCAGCGGGGCGCGCATATCGGAGATCTCCCGGCTGGACGTAGGGGACATAGACCGCGAGCGCCGCCAGGTGACGCTCCTCGGCAAGGGCGGCAAGGAGCGCATCGTTCCCCTCTACGACATGTGCATCGACGAGCTCGATGCCTATCTGCTCACCGCACGTCCCGCCCTCGTCGTGAGGGGTGAGGGGGCGTCCGAGGCGCTCTTCGTGTCCACGCGAGGCAGGCGTATGTCGGCGGCAGCCCTGAGGGAGGCGTTCGAGAGACGCGTGCGTCTCGCGGGCCTGGACGCGGACATCACGCCCCACGCCATGCGCCATACCTATGCCACGGAGTTGCTTTCAGGCGGCGCGGATCTCAGGAGCGTACAGGAGCTGCTCGGTCACTCGAGCCTCTCGACGACCCAGATATACACGCACCTCTCCGTTGACAGGCTCAAGGCAGCCGCTCGTCAGGCGCACCCGCGCGGAGAGTGA
- the ispG gene encoding flavodoxin-dependent (E)-4-hydroxy-3-methylbut-2-enyl-diphosphate synthase has product MGESEGRIRRQLTHQVHVGCVAVGGGAPVSVQSMCTTKTDDAPATLAQIRALADAGCEIIRVAVPDARCLDGFQAICEQSPLPVVADIHFDHRLAIAAARRGAAALRINPGNIGSLERVDAVIDEAGERDIPIRIGVNAGSLDRRFDDRDDLTLPEKLVASASGYVEHFEGRGFTDVVLSAKAHSVPTTLATYRTLSRELPQIPLHVGVTEAGTLRQGTVKNSVGVGILLEQGIGDTMRLSLTADPVEEVHVAWELLSALGMRRLHPELVSCPTCGRCQVRLIDMAEEVSSRLASVKAPISVAVMGCVVNGPGEARDADLGVACGRGQGVLFENGRKIRSVPEERIVDELFGEIAARHGDGREGTSVSDG; this is encoded by the coding sequence ATGGGAGAAAGCGAAGGAAGGATTCGCCGACAGCTCACGCACCAGGTGCATGTCGGCTGCGTTGCGGTGGGCGGCGGTGCGCCCGTATCGGTCCAGTCGATGTGCACGACCAAGACCGACGACGCCCCCGCGACCCTCGCACAGATTCGCGCGCTCGCGGACGCGGGCTGCGAGATCATCCGCGTCGCGGTTCCCGACGCGCGCTGCCTCGACGGGTTTCAGGCGATCTGCGAGCAGAGCCCGCTGCCCGTCGTCGCCGACATTCACTTCGACCACCGCCTTGCCATAGCGGCAGCCCGTCGGGGAGCGGCTGCCCTGCGCATCAACCCCGGCAACATCGGTTCCCTCGAGCGCGTCGACGCCGTGATCGACGAGGCGGGGGAGAGGGACATCCCCATCCGCATCGGCGTCAACGCCGGATCCCTCGACCGTCGCTTCGACGACCGCGATGACCTCACCCTACCCGAGAAGCTCGTGGCCTCCGCCTCTGGCTACGTCGAGCACTTCGAGGGGCGCGGCTTCACGGATGTCGTGCTCTCGGCCAAGGCGCACTCCGTTCCCACGACGCTCGCGACCTACCGCACGCTCTCGCGCGAACTCCCACAGATACCGTTGCACGTGGGCGTGACCGAGGCCGGGACGCTCAGGCAGGGGACGGTAAAGAACAGTGTTGGCGTGGGCATCCTCCTGGAGCAGGGCATCGGCGACACCATGCGGCTCTCCCTCACGGCCGATCCCGTGGAGGAGGTCCACGTCGCCTGGGAGCTCCTGAGCGCCCTGGGCATGCGACGCCTCCACCCCGAGCTGGTGAGCTGCCCCACCTGCGGGCGCTGCCAGGTGAGGCTCATCGACATGGCCGAGGAGGTCTCGTCGCGCCTGGCGTCCGTCAAGGCGCCCATCTCCGTTGCGGTCATGGGCTGCGTCGTGAACGGCCCTGGCGAGGCGCGCGACGCCGACCTGGGGGTGGCCTGCGGGAGGGGCCAGGGCGTGCTCTTCGAGAACGGCAGGAAGATTCGCAGCGTCCCCGAGGAGCGCATCGTCGACGAGCTGTTTGGGGAGATCGCGGCGCGTCACGGCGACGGACGGGAGGGTACGTCCGTCTCGGACGGCTAG
- the tsf gene encoding translation elongation factor Ts codes for MAQITAALVKQLREMTDSPMMECKRALVEADGDIEAAVDVLRRMGIAKAVKRAGRDTNEGTIAAYVSEDGKSGALLELTCETDFVGTNPKFTSFAADLAKVVAESDPADVEALKACAFGETTVEAELTEMIHVIGENMKVARFQRVTAEHGALASYIHLGGKLGDIVEFSFGKAETARNDEFKTFAHDVAMQVAAVAPVSARREDVPADVIEHEKGIYMAQAADSGKPEAIQERIALGKLEKFYKENVLTEQEFIKDSSVTIAELAKRVGKAAADEVAVVGFTRFAFGDEN; via the coding sequence ATGGCCCAGATTACCGCCGCGCTCGTCAAGCAGCTTCGCGAGATGACCGACTCCCCGATGATGGAGTGCAAGAGGGCCCTCGTCGAGGCGGACGGTGACATCGAGGCGGCCGTCGACGTCCTACGTAGGATGGGCATCGCCAAGGCCGTCAAGCGCGCTGGTCGTGACACCAACGAGGGCACCATCGCCGCCTACGTGTCCGAGGACGGCAAGTCAGGTGCGCTGCTCGAGCTCACCTGTGAGACCGACTTCGTCGGCACCAACCCCAAGTTCACCAGCTTCGCAGCCGACCTCGCCAAGGTCGTCGCCGAGAGCGACCCCGCCGACGTCGAGGCACTCAAGGCCTGCGCCTTTGGCGAGACCACCGTCGAGGCCGAGCTCACCGAGATGATCCACGTCATCGGCGAGAACATGAAGGTCGCCCGCTTCCAGCGCGTCACCGCCGAGCATGGTGCCCTCGCCAGCTACATTCACCTCGGTGGCAAGCTGGGTGACATCGTCGAGTTCTCCTTCGGCAAGGCCGAGACCGCCCGGAACGACGAGTTCAAGACCTTCGCGCATGACGTCGCGATGCAGGTCGCGGCCGTCGCCCCCGTCTCTGCCCGCCGCGAGGACGTCCCCGCAGACGTCATCGAGCACGAAAAGGGCATCTACATGGCCCAGGCCGCCGACTCCGGCAAGCCCGAGGCCATCCAGGAGAGGATCGCCCTGGGCAAGCTTGAGAAGTTCTATAAGGAGAACGTCCTCACCGAGCAGGAGTTCATCAAAGACTCCAGCGTGACCATCGCCGAGCTTGCCAAGAGGGTCGGCAAGGCTGCCGCGGACGAGGTCGCCGTGGTCGGCTTCACGCGCTTCGCCTTTGGCGACGAGAACTAG
- the dxr gene encoding 1-deoxy-D-xylulose-5-phosphate reductoisomerase has translation MIDPTISASPASVGPAPEGRRLRVAILGASGSVGTQTLDVCRRHADKVRVTALSVLGSTERLVSAAREFGVSAVAVVDETHGKDPILQELPAGCELGVGTDAALELVTRDDVDCVVCAVVGAAGIRGGYAALKAGKRLGYANKESIVVAGDLLMPLVKPGALVPIDSEHSAIFQCLRAERPSELERIWLTCSGGPFFGMNREELSHVTATDALRHPTWRMGAKITIDSATLMNKGLEVLEARRIFDAPLERISVLVHRQSRVHSMVEFSDGSVKAQLGPADMRIPIQYALSYPERWETPCARVDYAALGELTFEPVDEGAFGCLRLAREAGLAGGTIPCVLNAANEVANHAFRKGSCGFLDIERVVERTVDAFTRADVQSLEQLAEVDARARDHARNELRGLL, from the coding sequence TTGATCGACCCTACCATCAGCGCGTCCCCCGCGTCGGTCGGCCCCGCGCCTGAGGGCCGTCGCCTTCGCGTCGCCATCCTGGGTGCCTCGGGTTCCGTGGGCACCCAGACGCTCGACGTCTGTCGTCGCCATGCGGACAAGGTACGTGTCACGGCGCTCTCCGTCCTGGGTTCGACGGAGCGCCTCGTCTCGGCGGCGCGCGAGTTCGGGGTATCAGCCGTCGCCGTCGTCGACGAGACGCATGGCAAAGACCCCATCCTGCAGGAGCTCCCCGCAGGCTGCGAGCTGGGTGTGGGCACGGACGCCGCGCTCGAACTCGTCACGCGCGATGACGTCGACTGCGTCGTGTGCGCCGTAGTCGGTGCCGCCGGCATCAGGGGAGGCTATGCCGCGCTCAAGGCCGGCAAGCGCCTGGGCTACGCCAACAAGGAGTCCATCGTCGTCGCGGGCGACCTCCTCATGCCCCTGGTCAAGCCTGGCGCGCTCGTTCCGATCGACTCAGAGCACAGCGCCATCTTCCAGTGCCTGCGGGCGGAGCGCCCGTCCGAGCTCGAGCGCATCTGGCTCACCTGCTCGGGCGGCCCGTTCTTCGGCATGAACCGCGAGGAGCTCTCCCACGTCACGGCCACCGACGCGCTGCGACATCCCACCTGGAGGATGGGGGCCAAGATCACCATCGACTCCGCGACCCTCATGAACAAGGGTCTCGAGGTCCTCGAGGCACGCCGCATCTTCGATGCGCCGCTTGAGCGGATCAGCGTCCTCGTCCATCGCCAAAGCAGGGTCCACTCGATGGTCGAGTTCTCCGACGGTTCGGTGAAGGCCCAGCTGGGGCCTGCCGACATGCGCATTCCCATCCAGTACGCCCTCAGCTACCCCGAACGCTGGGAGACACCCTGCGCACGCGTCGACTACGCCGCCCTGGGGGAGCTCACGTTCGAGCCTGTGGACGAGGGCGCCTTCGGCTGCCTGCGCCTCGCCCGCGAGGCGGGCCTCGCCGGAGGAACCATCCCCTGTGTCCTCAACGCCGCAAACGAGGTCGCCAACCATGCCTTCCGTAAGGGAAGCTGCGGCTTCCTCGACATAGAGCGCGTGGTGGAGCGCACGGTCGACGCCTTCACGCGCGCGGACGTCCAGAGCCTCGAACAGCTTGCCGAGGTGGACGCCCGTGCCAGGGACCATGCGCGCAACGAGCTGAGGGGACTTCTCTGA
- the frr gene encoding ribosome recycling factor, which yields MSQYSDSARKHMDKCLNALRGNFARVRTGRANAHVLDDIRVDYYGQMTPITQLAGVKVPEASMLVVEPWDKSALKSIEKAIESSDLGITPSNDGVSIRLPFPKPTEERRKELVKECHKYAEEAKVAIRNARRDANGKAERSEELSEDEVAREKKGIQKVTDDYVAKVDQMLKAKTAEVMEI from the coding sequence ATGAGCCAGTACAGCGATTCCGCCAGGAAGCACATGGACAAGTGCCTCAACGCCCTGAGGGGCAACTTCGCAAGGGTTCGTACCGGCCGCGCGAACGCGCACGTCCTCGACGACATCAGGGTCGACTACTACGGGCAGATGACCCCGATCACCCAGCTTGCAGGCGTCAAGGTGCCCGAGGCCTCGATGCTCGTCGTCGAGCCTTGGGACAAGAGTGCCCTCAAGTCCATCGAGAAGGCCATCGAGTCCTCCGACCTGGGCATCACTCCCAGCAACGACGGCGTCTCCATCCGCCTGCCCTTCCCCAAGCCCACGGAGGAGCGCCGCAAGGAGCTCGTCAAGGAGTGCCACAAGTATGCCGAAGAGGCGAAGGTGGCCATCCGCAACGCCCGTCGCGACGCCAACGGCAAGGCCGAGCGCAGCGAGGAGCTCTCCGAGGACGAGGTCGCGCGCGAGAAGAAGGGTATCCAGAAGGTTACCGACGACTACGTCGCCAAGGTCGACCAGATGCTCAAGGCCAAGACCGCCGAGGTCATGGAGATCTAA